The genomic interval AGGTGTCCTGCAGGGATCGAGGATCCAGAGCCAGGACCCGGTACCCGAGGCCGCGCAGCCGTTCCAGGTTCGCCCGCTGGAGGCTCACAAGGCCCACCACGAGATCGGGCCGCAGGGCCGCGAGCCGCTCGTAATCCAGGTGGACCCCACCCACCTGGGGCTTGCGCCGTACCTCCGGAGGGTAGTCGTCCGCGGAGGACACCCCCACCACGAGATCCCGCGCGCCGATGGCGTAGAGGATCTCCGTCATGCTGGGGGCCAGGGAGACGATGCGACGGGGCGGTGCGGAGAACGTCAGGGTCTGTCCTAGGGCATCCAGTACCCGTACGGGTCCGGATCCCCACGCCGTCCCCGCGAGGAGCCCGGCGAGGAGAGTCGCGAGGAACCGCCACCCGGTCACCGCGGTTGTGAGCGTCCTCATCACGCAGACCCATGGCAGTATACGGCAAAGGTTTATCGTCGGAACAGCCGGCGCCACAGATCCCCAAGCCGGGAGGGCGCCCGAACCGGCTCTCCGGCCACGAGCGGGGCCCGGGCGACCGCCCGGCCGGCCACCACCACCTCCGCCCCTCCCACGACCTCCCCCGCCCCGATGGGGGGGTGCAGGTCCGGATGGGACCAGACCCGGAGGACCGCCCGGGTGCCCCGGGGGAGGGAGACCACGAGGTCGCGGGCGGCCACCACCGGCACGGTCAGGCCTCCTGCGATCTGGAACGACCCCACCACCGCTCCCCGCTGCGCGAAGACCCGGAGCTCGAACTCCTCAAAGCCGTAGTCCAGCAGCCGGGCGGCGTCTCGGAACACCTGGGGAGCGTTCAGGAGCACCACGAGGAGACGGCGACCGTTCCGGGTGGCGGAGGCCACCAGGCACCGTCCGGACTCGGCCGTCCATCCCGTTTTGACCCCGTCTGCCCCCGGGTAGTGGCCCAGGAGCCGGTTGCCGTTGAGCAGGCGAAGAGGCCCTTGGAGACCCGGATACTCGTACTCCCGCGTGCGGACGATCTCCCGGAAGACGGGATTCCGGAGCGCGGCCCGGGCGAGGCGGGCAAGATCGGAAGCGGTGGTGTAGTGGCCGGGTTGATGGAGGCCGTGCGGGTTCACGAAGTGCGTGTTCCGGGCCCCCAGGGCCCAGGCCCGGGCGTTCATCCGCCGGACGAACCCCTCCACGGACCCGTCCACCGCCTCCGCCAAGGCCACCGCGGCGTCGTTTGCGGACTTCACGAGGAGCGCGTAGAGCAGCTCCCGCACGGTCCGCCGCTCCCCCACCTCGAGCCCCACGGAGGATCCCTCACGCTGCGCGGCAGCCCTGGCCGAGATCCTGACCACGCGGTCCAAGGGGAGGTTCTCCAGGACCAGGAGGGCCGTGAGGATCTTCGTGGTGCTGGCAGGCGGACGCGGGAGGTCCGGGTTGCGGGCCAGGAGGACCTGGCCCGTACGCTCCTCGAGGAGCACGAAGGCCGTCGCCTCCACCTGCGGCGGCGCGCTTCCGCGGGCCGGGGACGCCAGGAGCCCGACGGTCAGCAGCAACCCTACTGCCCGGGCCCTCATGACCGCTCCCTTCCCCGGAGGGCGTCCTTTACCTGGACCTCCCCCAGAGGGGGGAGGTCCGAGAGGTCCCGCAGTCCGAACCGCCGGAGGAACAGCTCGGTGGTGCCGTACTCCACGGGGTGCCCGGGACCGGGCCTACGCCCCACCTCCCGGATCAGGCCCCGATCGAGGAGGCGTCGGAGGTGGGCGTCGCTGCGGGCTCCCCGGATGGCCTCGATCTCCGACCGGGTTACGGGCTGGCGGTAGGCCACGATGGCCAGGGTTTCCAGGACAGCCCGGGAGAGGGGCTCTGGCTGCAGATCCAAAAACCGCCGGACGAACTCCCCGTACTCGGGCCGCGTGCACAGTTGATACCCGCCCCCCACCTCCTGGATCATGAGGCCTCGCCCCTCGTACGCCCGCTGGAGCTCCTGGAGCAGGGCCCGCATCTCCTCCACGGAGCACCCCACCACCCTCGCCAACCGCTCGGGGGGTACGGGGCCGCCGCTCACGAGGAGCAGGCATTCCAGAGCCCCCAGCAACGTGCGGCGATCCCCGGGGGCGAATTCAACCCGCTCCCTCAACCCGCCTCCTCCAACCGTGGACCCGAACGGGATTCTGCCAGCCGGAGGCGAATCGGCGTGAACGGCCGGGACTGCTCGATCCGGATCCGGCCCTGCCGCACGAGCTCTAGAAGGGCCAGGA from Armatimonadota bacterium carries:
- the scpB gene encoding SMC-Scp complex subunit ScpB, with protein sequence MRERVEFAPGDRRTLLGALECLLLVSGGPVPPERLARVVGCSVEEMRALLQELQRAYEGRGLMIQEVGGGYQLCTRPEYGEFVRRFLDLQPEPLSRAVLETLAIVAYRQPVTRSEIEAIRGARSDAHLRRLLDRGLIREVGRRPGPGHPVEYGTTELFLRRFGLRDLSDLPPLGEVQVKDALRGRERS
- a CDS encoding D-alanyl-D-alanine carboxypeptidase family protein — encoded protein: MRARAVGLLLTVGLLASPARGSAPPQVEATAFVLLEERTGQVLLARNPDLPRPPASTTKILTALLVLENLPLDRVVRISARAAAQREGSSVGLEVGERRTVRELLYALLVKSANDAAVALAEAVDGSVEGFVRRMNARAWALGARNTHFVNPHGLHQPGHYTTASDLARLARAALRNPVFREIVRTREYEYPGLQGPLRLLNGNRLLGHYPGADGVKTGWTAESGRCLVASATRNGRRLLVVLLNAPQVFRDAARLLDYGFEEFELRVFAQRGAVVGSFQIAGGLTVPVVAARDLVVSLPRGTRAVLRVWSHPDLHPPIGAGEVVGGAEVVVAGRAVARAPLVAGEPVRAPSRLGDLWRRLFRR